Within the BD1-7 clade bacterium genome, the region CGTATCCAAGATTTCCCAAGAAGTAGCTGAAGTTGTCTGGAACAATATTCAGGAGTGATGCATGGCATTTGCATAAAGCAGAGCCGACGGAGTACTAAACTCGTTTTTTGATAAACCTATTAGCAATTGAGACAAAAAAGCCGGCTTACATAGCCGGCTTTTTATATTTCTACTCACAGTTAACACCTAAATCGATACATATTAATATCAGCAGCAGCCATCCGTGTCAGTATGAATTACAGAAGATTGAAGTGTTCCTGAATTTTTCGAGGTTGCATGCTCAAATCAAAACGTTGCCAGTCATAAGGGTTTTGGCTAAGTCGATCTGCGATCACCCAGTAAACCAACGGATTATGAGAGAACCCAACATGACTGGAATCTACCTCAATATTTTCAACCAACTTATCATTTTCGATCACAGCAGCAGAGCGCGATACAGCACCGTCGTTTGGGCTATAAAGAATCGTTGTACGTACTTTGCGCTCACCTTGTGAATTCTTACGATGCAACCAACCATCGACATTCTGCAGCTCTTCAGGTACCTCTGAGCGATTCATCTTTTTCAGAATATTCCAAGTGCTAGTACCACGAGGATCACCAACAGGCGCACCTAACGTTACAACTTGGCGAACTAATTCAGGGTGTGTCTGCGCAAGCGAATTACAGTAAACGCCGCCCATGCTCCAACCGATCAGGCTGACCTTCTCACCCGTGCGGTCTGCGATCTGTTCAACACGACGAGCCAGCTCTCCTTCACGCATCGCGCAGAATTCCAGAATCTCGTCCATCGTTGTCACACGCTGAGTGACCAGATTACGCCCTAACTCCCATGGGTGAGCATCATAGCCGGCACGCTTCAAAAAACGACGCAATGACGCCATCGAGCCATCAGCACCACCAAAGCCCGGTACAGTAACAATCGGATGACCATCACCTTCAGGTACACGTTGAAGCTGACGACGCCATTTATAATGAGACAAGCTCATTAGTTCTTTTGCGGCCTTGGGTACATCTGCCAACAAGGTTGCTCGGGAAGGCGGTTCCGGCACAAAACTCGTAGTGTTCATGATGATCCCCTCTTAATCTGTTTTTTGTCTGCAAAGCATATTGTTCAGCGTATAGAGACAAAACAGGGTAGTTTTATTCGAATTATTGCAATTTGATATATAAGTGCGCGCATTTCTTATGTTTTGATAACAAACACTTATAAGGAACGCACATCATAATGCCTGTCTTTGACTAAATGCAAATTGCAGTCAGATTTCACTTAAAGAATAACAACTCAATGCCGTTAGTGCCGCGCATAACGCCGTAAAAACTGACAATTTCTGCCTAAAGGTTATCAATTGGGGCACTTATCGGCTCCGCCGAATGTGTCAATAACAATGACACTCAAATGACGTATCGCTCTAGAAGCTGGAAAACTGGATAAACTCGGGCGTGTTGTAATCGTAAGACTTTTCTTCACGACGCGATGAAATTTTCCAACCGGCTTCAGTACGAATGTACTCATCGATGTACCACAAGCCGATGAAAAAGATGTTATTGCGTGAACCATCGCCCATATCCAATTCCATCGGATTAAAACACATTACCTTCCCAGAGGCCCTATCGCCATTGATCTGGATGCGAAAGTTACTGATCATATGCTGGGTATTTTTAAACGCTGGCAGTGCATTTTTCAGGAATTGTTTAACCTCGGTATAAGTACCCATTGCACCTCCCAAAGGGGAGTAGTCGATAAACGCATCCGGCGTGAATACATTATCTAGGCGGTCTAGCTCCAGAGTATCGACCGCATCACTGTATTCAACCAGCAAGTCTTCGATCTCCAAACGATCTGATATTTGCTGCAGCGAGTATTTCATGGTGGATCCTGTTTAGTGGCAATTAAATCTTGTTATATTTCTATATCGGTAAGTTTCCTAAACAGGTTTATGCCAAAACGGTGCCAATTTTCATCAATACCGACAATCGTTATGAATTCGAATGGCAGGCGCTGACTGCAAACAATCCATTATGGCGTTAAGTTAGCAGCATCACGCTCAGGCTGAATCAATCCGGTTTTTCATGCTTGTTTTCTGCTTTCATCGCAGACAGTGCGTTTTCCAAAAACGCTTTTGTTGAGGCTTGATGTGTAGCCAATGCCATCAACTCAGACCCAGCACGCATGGCGGTACGCGCTCCCATCACCTCCATGGCGCGATGGACCGAGCGTTTGTTTAATTGATTAAGGTCAGGGGCCACACCAGCAATTTTCTCAGCAATGGCGAGCACGCTTTCGTCCAGCATATCTTCGGCAAATGCCTGATTAGCAAAACCGGCTGCCACGGCATTTTCACCGATCATTGCATCTCCTGTTAGCATGAGTTCCATTGCCTTACGCATACCCACTAACCAAGGGTGAAACTGCATATCCGGTGGGCTTAGCACGCGTGTTACCGGATACCCAATTTGGGTGTTTTCACCGAGATAGACCAAATCACAGGCAGTTGCTAACTCGCTGCCACCTGCCATGGCATAACCATGTACTTGAGCGATGACTGGCTTGGCAAGATCCCAAATACCAAACCACCCTTCAGTCACATGCCGAGACCAAGCACCATCACCGGGCGCCGACGCGTAGGGTTGATCGGCAGCTAGGTCGCTAGCCAGATCATAGCCCGATGAAAAACACTTGCCTGCGCCACGAATAATTGTCACGCGAACGCTATCGTCACGATCGAACATCGCCAACGTATCAAACAGCTCTTTACGCATTTCGTTATTAATGGCGTTACGTTTGTCCGGACGATTTAGCGTAATGCGCTTAACGCTGGGTTTCGGATCATCAACTAATAAGGTGGTATACATAGTCATTTCCTGAGTCTGAATCCGCGTACAGTCACCGTCGCAGAGAGATAATTTTAAGCCAATTATTGACGTGGTTTGAGATCAGCAATCTCGGCGATGATAGGCAGTGATTCTTCATCGACACGATGCAAGATGAGATCCGTCGCACCGCTATCAAGCCAGCGTTGGAATCGTGTTTTAAGACGCTGCCGATCACCAATTAAGGCCGCATCATCAACATATTCATCGGGCACCGCAGCGATAGCCGCGGGCATATCCCCTTGCAAGAATGCGGTTTGAATCGCCTGCGCAGCATCAGGGTAGCCGCGACGAATCATTAAATCTTTATGGAAGTTCTTGGTTTTGGCTCCCATTCCTCCCACATAAAAGGCAATGGTTGGCTTCAAAGCATCGATTGCCGCCTTAATATCTTTGGTAACCACCAGATCACAGCCACCAACAACCGCAAAGGCTTCTGAATCTCGCTTGCCACGCGCAAAGCCGGCTTCAAGCCAAGGTTTGTAGTGTTCATACATGCCAGGAACAAATCCGAAGGGCAGCCAGCCATCGGCGACCTCAGAAGTCAGCTCGACCATCGACCGACTACCAGTACCCAGATACACAGGAATATCCGGGTTAGCGTGTAAAATACTCTTCAACGGCTTGCCCAAACCGGCGCCGTCGTCACCAGCGTAAGGAAGTTGTATACGTTCGCCATCATGCACTAACGGGCCCTGCCGCTGCCATTGTTTACGTAGGATAGCCACGTAGTCTCGAAGATACGCTCTCGGCTGTCGCCAAGGCAATCCATACCAGCCTTCGACCACCTGCGGCCCAGACATCCCCAACCCACAAATCATGCGGCCATCACCCGCCAATTGATCGAGCGTTGCCATTGCCATGGCCATTGCTGCCGGTTGGCGCGCAGCAACTTGCGCTATACCAGTGCCCAAGCGAATATGCTGCGTCTGGCCGGCGATAAATGCGAGCGGGGTGAGTGCATCACTGCCATAAGCTTCAGAAGCCCATACAGAATCAAAACCCAGTCGTTCGGCGTGTTTAATCAATGGCAGATCAATAGCGACGCGGGGCTTACCCCAATCGATCGCTAATCCGAGTTTCAGCATCACGGGTACCTTAATAGAGTAGATAGTTGGCACTATATTACGCGTTCTATAAGCTGCCACTCAAACAGATTTGTGGCAGTATTTTCGGTGCCAACGTCGAGTGATACACCGAAGATTTACGACATTGTCACTTGCACAATTTACCGCGCACTTTAAAGTGAGCGAGCTACACCATAAAATGGTCCGATATTCACAATAAATACATCCGGATACAAAGGTTTTTGGTCACTATGAAACACGCTTTTTTACACAGTTTTCTATCTGTCGCGCTTGTTGCTGGCGGCGCTACAGCCCTTGCTGAAACGCCTGAAGAAAAAGGTCTGGCTATTGCCAAACAGCAGAAAGCCAAAAACGAAGGCTGGGGTGATTCCACCAGCGAAATGAAAATGACACTGCGCACGCCAAGCGGCAAAGAAAATGTGCGTAACATCAAACTTAAGAGCCTTGAAGTTGGTGATGACGGCGATAAAAGCCTGATGGTGTTCGAAGAGCCTAAAGATGTCGCCGGCACCGCATTCCTGAGCTTCTCTCACATTGCTGAGCCGGATGATCAGTGGATCTACCTGCCTGCATTGAAACGCGTTAAACGTATATCTTCCAAGAAGAAGTCTGGCTCTTTCATGGGCAGTGAATTCAGCTTTGAAGACTTGGCATCTTTTGAAGTCGAGAAATACGATTTCAAATACCTGCGTGACGAGCCTTGTGGCAAAGACAACAAATTGACCTGCTTCGTTCTGGAAAGCACACCTCGCGATAAATACAGCGGTTATACCAAACTGATCAGCTGGGTTGACCAAGACGAATACCGTACTCAGAAAACCGAATTCTACGACCGCAAGAAGTCGCTGCTGAAAGTGATGACCGTTAATTCTTATGAACTGATCGACGGAAAATTCTGGCGTCCGTCTGAATCACTGATGGAAAACAAACAAACCGGCAAATCGACTCAGTTGCAGTGGAACGATATCCTTATGGGTACTGGCCTTACCGAAGGTGACTTCTCCAAGAACAATCTGAAGCGAGCTAAGTAAGTCGTATGTCGCTGAAAAAATCGTTCTTAGCAGGCCTTACCGGCCTGCTTTTTTGTGCTCCGCTAACGGCAGATGAGTTTAAAGCATCCGGCTACATCGAAGGTGAGTTACGGTATTTTCCGACCTCGCCAATCTTTGACCAGCAGGATAGTTTTTTTGGTTCTGTTGCTTTCGAACCTGAGCTCTACTGGGCGTCTGAAGATCAACGCAACAGTCTCACCTTTCAACCTTTTGGCCGCTGGGACAGCTCTGATGGTAATCGTACACACGCCGATATCCGTGAGTTCTTCTACCTCTATGCAGGCGATAGCTGGCAACTCGTTGCCGGTGTTAACAAAGTCTTTTGGGGGGTTACTGAATCCGCTCACCTCGTCGATATCGTTAACCAAACTGACGTTGTCGAAGCCTTCAATGGTGAAGCAAAACTCGGTCAGCCGATGATTTCTGTTGGTTTCGAACAGGAGTGGGGTAACTTGGATCTGTATGTACTTCCATACTTCCGCACTCGCCGCTTTGCATCTGGCAATGAACGTTATCAGTTCTCTCTGCCAGTGCTAGATGAGCCGCTGCCATTTAATTATCAAAAAACTGTTTATGAATCTTCGCAGCGTCAGGCTCATGTTGATTATGCCGCGCGTTGGGCGAATTTTTACGGTGATTTTGATATCGCGATTTCTGCCTTCAACGGTACTGATCGTGAGGCGATACCTATTTTAGGTACTGTCGATGTAGTATCCATCGATCCGCCAGTTGGTGTTCCGAAAGAACTGTCGGTTTACTACCAACAGCTCACGCAAGTTGGCCTTGAGATGCAGTACGTGTGGGAAGAGTGGATATTCAAGTTTGAAGGTACACAAAAATGGTTAGGAACCGGCAACTACGCCAGTTTTGCAACCGGGTTTGAATATACCTTCAATGAAAGCCTATGGGGTGAAGACTGGGGCATTCTCGTCGAATACCTCTGGAATAATCGCAAGAGCGTTAATATTGCTGGTCCAAGCGCACAGGCTACCGGAGTGCCAGTGCCAGAGGATCTTGCATCACAGGCGGTGATCCCGGGTGAATTCCTATCGCCGTTTGAAAACGACATCTTTGTCGGTACCCGCTTCGCATTAAATGACGCAGGCTCTACTGACTTTGTTGCTGGCTTTATT harbors:
- a CDS encoding Putative enoyl-CoA hydratase EchA13: MYTTLLVDDPKPSVKRITLNRPDKRNAINNEMRKELFDTLAMFDRDDSVRVTIIRGAGKCFSSGYDLASDLAADQPYASAPGDGAWSRHVTEGWFGIWDLAKPVIAQVHGYAMAGGSELATACDLVYLGENTQIGYPVTRVLSPPDMQFHPWLVGMRKAMELMLTGDAMIGENAVAAGFANQAFAEDMLDESVLAIAEKIAGVAPDLNQLNKRSVHRAMEVMGARTAMRAGSELMALATHQASTKAFLENALSAMKAENKHEKPD
- a CDS encoding Putative coenzyme F420-dependent oxidoreductase — encoded protein: MLKLGLAIDWGKPRVAIDLPLIKHAERLGFDSVWASEAYGSDALTPLAFIAGQTQHIRLGTGIAQVAARQPAAMAMAMATLDQLAGDGRMICGLGMSGPQVVEGWYGLPWRQPRAYLRDYVAILRKQWQRQGPLVHDGERIQLPYAGDDGAGLGKPLKSILHANPDIPVYLGTGSRSMVELTSEVADGWLPFGFVPGMYEHYKPWLEAGFARGKRDSEAFAVVGGCDLVVTKDIKAAIDALKPTIAFYVGGMGAKTKNFHKDLMIRRGYPDAAQAIQTAFLQGDMPAAIAAVPDEYVDDAALIGDRQRLKTRFQRWLDSGATDLILHRVDEESLPIIAEIADLKPRQ
- a CDS encoding putative protein; amino-acid sequence: MKYSLQQISDRLEIEDLLVEYSDAVDTLELDRLDNVFTPDAFIDYSPLGGAMGTYTEVKQFLKNALPAFKNTQHMISNFRIQINGDRASGKVMCFNPMELDMGDGSRNNIFFIGLWYIDEYIRTEAGWKISSRREEKSYDYNTPEFIQFSSF